Proteins from a genomic interval of Ferrovibrio terrae:
- a CDS encoding ABC transporter permease subunit, producing MTAVSAAPPQTAPLARERTDRIFDLACLWIPAAALLLFFVYPIGMMGYRSLLLPDGSLGFSNFAQIIGSRSFLKALVNSLTMGLVTTAVTVGLGLLLAFALHRCRIWLRIVLLGAISLPVIAPSLVQGLGLIFLLGRNGLINKTFGMQIEIYGFWGLLIANTLYALPQAAMIIGAALRNADARLFEAAEVMGATGWRRFIDLTLPNIRFGLLSATFVVFTVTITDFGNAAVIGGDYTVLAIEIYNQVIGQMNLNLGAVVGMLLLLPTVLAFYFERLATQRQFGTQSELAVPYRPDRDPWRDGIVGTLAWLVALAPVTVVGVVVYASFMRLWPYRLDFTFRHYDIKLAGGYDPLWISIGISAAAAGFGTIFLLFLGVALKRLGGPAARAIYFVSMLPAAVPGLVLGLAYVFAFNQPGTPLILLYGSAVLLAMCNFYHYHTQGFATMTTGLRQIPPALEEAATCIGASAWAVLRDVYIPYTLPTLISVFFFLFMSSMVTLSAVIFLVTPSLMLAAVTVMRLDEAGFTAQAAAFSTAIMLVVTAALLMARGTLWLAQRRIRLPAEA from the coding sequence ATGACCGCCGTCAGCGCAGCGCCACCCCAAACGGCTCCTTTGGCGCGAGAACGTACCGACCGGATATTCGATCTCGCCTGCCTGTGGATTCCGGCTGCGGCGCTGCTGCTGTTTTTTGTCTATCCGATCGGCATGATGGGTTACCGCAGCCTGCTGCTGCCCGACGGCTCGCTAGGCTTCAGCAATTTTGCGCAGATCATCGGTTCGCGCAGCTTTCTCAAGGCGCTGGTCAACAGCCTGACCATGGGTCTGGTCACCACGGCCGTCACGGTCGGGCTAGGCCTGCTGCTCGCCTTCGCGCTGCATCGCTGCCGCATCTGGCTGCGCATCGTTCTGCTCGGCGCCATCAGCCTGCCGGTGATCGCGCCTTCGCTCGTTCAGGGCCTGGGCCTGATCTTCCTGCTGGGCCGCAATGGCCTGATCAATAAAACCTTTGGCATGCAGATCGAGATCTACGGCTTCTGGGGCCTGCTGATCGCTAACACGCTCTATGCCCTGCCGCAGGCCGCCATGATCATCGGCGCGGCGTTGCGCAACGCCGATGCACGGCTATTCGAGGCCGCCGAGGTGATGGGTGCCACGGGCTGGCGCCGCTTCATCGACCTGACGCTGCCCAATATCCGCTTCGGCCTGCTCAGCGCCACCTTCGTGGTGTTTACCGTCACCATCACCGACTTCGGCAATGCCGCCGTAATTGGCGGCGACTACACGGTGCTGGCAATCGAGATCTACAACCAGGTCATCGGCCAGATGAACCTGAATCTGGGCGCCGTGGTCGGCATGCTGCTGCTGCTGCCCACCGTACTGGCCTTCTATTTCGAACGCCTGGCGACGCAGCGCCAGTTCGGTACCCAGTCGGAATTAGCCGTGCCCTACCGGCCGGACCGCGATCCGTGGCGTGACGGCATTGTCGGCACACTGGCCTGGCTGGTCGCGCTGGCACCGGTCACCGTGGTCGGCGTCGTGGTCTATGCCAGCTTCATGCGCCTGTGGCCCTACCGCCTCGACTTCACCTTCAGGCATTACGACATCAAACTGGCCGGCGGTTACGACCCGTTGTGGATCAGCATCGGCATCTCTGCGGCTGCCGCCGGATTCGGCACCATTTTCCTGCTCTTTCTCGGTGTGGCGCTGAAACGCTTGGGCGGCCCGGCGGCGCGGGCGATCTATTTCGTTTCCATGCTGCCGGCTGCGGTGCCGGGTCTCGTGCTTGGTCTGGCTTATGTCTTTGCCTTCAACCAGCCCGGTACGCCGCTGATCCTGCTCTACGGCAGTGCGGTACTGCTTGCGATGTGCAATTTCTACCATTATCACACGCAGGGTTTCGCCACGATGACGACCGGCCTGCGCCAGATTCCGCCGGCGCTGGAGGAAGCCGCCACCTGTATCGGCGCATCGGCTTGGGCGGTGCTGCGCGACGTCTACATCCCCTATACCCTGCCGACCCTGATCTCGGTGTTCTTCTTCCTGTTCATGAGTTCGATGGTCACGCTGTCTGCCGTTATTTTCCTGGTCACGCCGAGCCTGATGCTGGCGGCCGTGACGGTGATGCGTCTCGACGAAGCCGGCTTCACGGCCCAGGCTGCTGCCTTCTCCACGGCCATCATGCTGGTGGTCACTGCCGCCCTGCTGATGGCGCGCGGCACGCTCTGGCTGGCGCAGCGACGCATCCGCCTGCCGGCGGAGGCCTGA
- a CDS encoding DeoR/GlpR family DNA-binding transcription regulator, whose translation MWSQDRHRRIQGLLGHHKQVSADELARQLDVSRETIRRDLVELEAAGLLRRVHGGAILPEQTGKEAPFADRMQVRRREKQAIARAAARLVEPGQTCFVDAGSTTALLAVELAKIPGITVITNSIDVAGTINRDGIEATALLLGGQLHSDVPGTFGELTLSEVARFQVDIALLSPVAIHAERGASNFVLHEAEVARAMIRYADEFVLLADHGKIGQVSRANICSCSHIHRLVTDSAAGRKPLAELRRAGIGEIIVAD comes from the coding sequence ATGTGGTCGCAGGATCGCCATCGCCGCATCCAGGGCCTGCTTGGCCATCACAAGCAGGTTTCAGCCGATGAACTGGCCCGGCAACTGGATGTTTCGCGCGAAACCATCCGCCGCGATCTGGTCGAACTCGAAGCGGCCGGGCTGCTGCGACGGGTGCATGGCGGCGCCATCCTGCCCGAGCAAACCGGCAAGGAAGCGCCGTTCGCCGATCGTATGCAGGTGCGCAGGCGTGAGAAACAGGCGATCGCCCGCGCCGCCGCCCGGCTGGTGGAACCCGGCCAGACCTGCTTTGTCGACGCCGGCAGCACCACTGCATTGCTGGCGGTCGAACTGGCTAAAATTCCCGGTATCACGGTGATCACCAATTCGATCGATGTGGCCGGCACGATCAACCGCGACGGCATCGAAGCCACGGCCCTGCTGTTGGGCGGGCAGTTGCACAGCGATGTGCCCGGCACTTTCGGCGAGCTGACTTTAAGCGAGGTTGCGCGCTTCCAGGTCGATATCGCACTGCTGTCGCCGGTGGCAATCCACGCCGAGCGCGGCGCCAGCAACTTCGTGCTGCACGAGGCCGAAGTGGCGCGCGCCATGATCCGCTATGCTGACGAATTCGTACTTCTGGCCGATCACGGCAAGATCGGCCAGGTCAGCCGCGCCAATATCTGCAGCTGCAGCCACATCCACCGCCTGGTCACCGACAGCGCGGCCGGCCGCAAGCCGTTAGCCGAGTTGCGCCGCGCCGGCATCGGCGAGATCATCGTCGCTGACTAG
- a CDS encoding alpha/beta hydrolase: MSDQVKVMKGAESYSAAGDRRGALILHGFTGCPQSMRPLAETFATAGFSVELPRLPGHGTTPEDMAETDWGNWAAAVENAYRDLSARTDSIVVGGLSMGGSLTLWLAERHPEIAGIVLVNPAVEPDDFGDFVAGAQGVIDAGGVFLPGVAGDIADPSAKELGYDRSPAKSLLSLINGLEALKPKLANIKVPTLLLHSKQDHIIPPGSAALVRDKLGKSVEYVALEKSFHVATIDYDGAEINRRAIDFGTRVSRR; the protein is encoded by the coding sequence ATGAGTGACCAGGTCAAGGTTATGAAAGGCGCCGAATCATACTCGGCAGCGGGCGATCGGCGCGGCGCTTTGATCCTGCATGGCTTCACGGGTTGTCCGCAATCAATGCGACCGCTGGCAGAGACTTTTGCGACGGCAGGCTTTTCCGTGGAATTGCCGCGCCTACCCGGCCATGGCACTACGCCAGAGGATATGGCGGAAACTGATTGGGGCAATTGGGCGGCCGCTGTTGAAAATGCCTATCGTGACCTATCAGCGCGAACCGACTCGATCGTGGTTGGTGGCCTGTCCATGGGTGGAAGCCTTACTCTGTGGTTGGCAGAGAGGCACCCAGAGATTGCCGGCATTGTGCTTGTGAATCCCGCTGTAGAACCCGACGATTTCGGAGATTTTGTTGCCGGCGCTCAAGGCGTGATTGATGCAGGCGGCGTCTTCCTTCCTGGAGTCGCTGGCGATATTGCAGATCCAAGCGCAAAAGAGTTGGGATATGATCGTTCCCCGGCGAAAAGCCTGCTGTCTCTGATCAATGGCCTGGAAGCGCTGAAGCCGAAGCTGGCGAATATCAAAGTTCCCACTCTCCTACTGCATAGCAAACAGGATCACATTATTCCCCCAGGGTCTGCTGCATTGGTGAGAGATAAACTCGGGAAATCAGTTGAGTACGTTGCGCTCGAGAAAAGCTTCCATGTAGCAACAATCGATTATGACGGCGCTGAAATTAATCGACGTGCCATTGATTTTGGAACACGTGTTTCGAGGCGCTAA